A genomic segment from Bacillus cereus G9842 encodes:
- a CDS encoding spore germination protein, with translation MGVNLRKVKIINNTGAVNVGDCYDISPLAVAKVYAGAGGSSAAIFLNGKRQPEAVIRTSVFLPPLATSTRTLGS, from the coding sequence ATGGGGGTTAATTTGCGTAAAGTAAAAATTATTAATAATACAGGAGCTGTTAATGTTGGTGACTGTTATGATATCTCGCCTTTAGCTGTGGCGAAAGTATATGCAGGAGCTGGAGGATCGAGTGCGGCTATTTTTTTAAATGGAAAAAGACAGCCAGAAGCGGTGATTAGAACATCGGTATTTCTTCCGCCTTTGGCAACGAGTACACGTACGTTAGGTTCATAA